A window of the Bradyrhizobium ottawaense genome harbors these coding sequences:
- a CDS encoding RNA polymerase sigma factor region1.1 domain-containing protein → MDWSEIVRKMVILAQESGQITFVQIDELVPPTANQADIERLIEALNAKGIWILDE, encoded by the coding sequence ATGGATTGGTCGGAAATCGTTCGAAAGATGGTTATTCTCGCCCAGGAAAGTGGGCAAATTACATTTGTGCAGATCGACGAATTGGTGCCGCCCACAGCGAACCAGGCAGATATTGAGCGGCTGATCGAAGCACTAAATGCCAAGGGAATCTGGATTCTGGACGAGTGA
- a CDS encoding alpha-hydroxy acid oxidase, producing MNDGTPIRPTRNVELGASGEEFQNLHEFVNKARARLNQNAWDYIVGASETETTMRRNRMALDEIAFRPRVLRNVAKVDASTEVFGRKLRIPVMIAPVGALEIFDPASGAAVARGAGHFGAAHMLSSVSEPGLEATAKAAPDALRIYQLYVRGDDAFVEDVVSRTIENGYAAFCLTVDTAHYSRRERDIAKRYVRESRIRATGGDFQKGLEWRTVKLIKDKYKIPLVLKGIATAEDAKIAVDHGVDWIYVSNHGGRQLDHGRGSMHVLPEIVDAVAGRAKIMVDGSICRGTDIVKAIASGADLVGIGRLQCWALAAAGEAGIVRMLELLEDEMIRCLGLLGLTSLGELNKSCLHAATPTNPPDVLSAFPLLDIEPYRY from the coding sequence ATGAACGACGGGACCCCCATCCGGCCGACGAGAAATGTCGAGCTCGGTGCCAGTGGCGAAGAATTCCAGAACCTCCACGAATTCGTCAACAAGGCGCGCGCCCGGCTGAACCAGAACGCCTGGGACTACATCGTCGGCGCCTCGGAGACCGAGACGACCATGCGGCGCAACCGGATGGCGCTCGACGAGATCGCGTTCCGGCCGCGGGTTCTGCGCAATGTTGCCAAGGTCGACGCTTCCACTGAGGTCTTCGGCCGCAAATTGCGCATCCCGGTCATGATTGCGCCGGTCGGTGCTCTGGAAATCTTCGATCCTGCCTCTGGCGCCGCCGTGGCGCGCGGAGCCGGTCATTTCGGCGCCGCCCATATGCTGAGTTCAGTTTCCGAGCCGGGACTTGAGGCGACCGCAAAGGCTGCGCCCGACGCGTTGCGCATCTACCAGCTTTATGTCCGCGGCGACGATGCCTTTGTCGAGGACGTCGTCAGCCGCACCATCGAAAATGGTTATGCGGCGTTCTGCCTGACCGTCGACACCGCGCATTACAGCCGGCGCGAACGCGATATCGCCAAGCGCTATGTCCGCGAAAGCCGGATCCGCGCCACCGGCGGCGATTTCCAGAAGGGACTGGAATGGCGCACCGTCAAGCTGATCAAGGACAAGTATAAAATCCCGCTCGTGCTCAAGGGCATTGCCACCGCGGAGGATGCGAAGATCGCGGTCGATCACGGCGTGGACTGGATTTATGTGTCGAACCATGGCGGACGCCAGCTCGACCACGGCCGCGGTTCGATGCATGTTCTGCCGGAAATCGTCGACGCCGTCGCCGGCCGCGCCAAGATCATGGTCGATGGTTCGATCTGCCGCGGTACCGACATTGTAAAGGCGATCGCCTCCGGTGCCGATCTAGTCGGCATCGGCCGCCTGCAGTGCTGGGCGCTCGCTGCCGCCGGCGAGGCCGGCATCGTGCGAATGCTGGAGCTGCTGGAAGATGAAATGATCCGGTGCCTCGGGTTGCTCGGCCTCACCAGCCTCGGTGAGCTGAACAAATCCTGCCTGCATGCGGCGACGCCGACCAATCCGCCTGATGTGCTCAGCGCTTTCCCGTTGCTGGATATCGAACCCTATCGGTACTGA
- a CDS encoding winged helix-turn-helix domain-containing tetratricopeptide repeat protein, with translation MTFSFDNHTLDTSRRELRRGSELVATQPQVFDLLVHLLKHRDQVVSRDDLIALVWGGRIVSDSTLDSRINAARNAVGDNGKEQKLIRTFPRKGLRFVGAVNKHSDGGPPAAALQEGAAQPRPVLALPDRPAIAVLPFDNMSDDQEQEYFSDGISEDIITALSKLRWFFVIARNSSFTYKGKAVHMRQIAAELGVRYVVEGSVRKSGDRVRITAQLNDTATGSHIWAEHYDRNLTDVFAVQDEITDAIVMAIEPQIYAAENFRSRRKPPNNVDAWDLVMRALSHHWRVTRTDSAAAQALLENAIAIDPNYGQAQALIATNQMFGVHLGWTDIASAAPTAERAALAAVSADSEDAWAHTALGSVYFSTRRLDDSLSEFERALQLNPNFSLAQGYYALALCYSGRWQDAYAAAQRAIRQSPRDPSSAIYHGVAAYAQFVGKNYSEAMTLAREATRQRGDLTGAYRVLTVAAGMAGQIDVAKAALAELRRTQPNISLAWIATQLPWKLDADREHYLEGFRRAGLH, from the coding sequence GTGACATTCAGCTTTGATAATCACACCCTCGATACCAGCCGTCGCGAGTTGCGGCGCGGCAGCGAGCTGGTCGCGACGCAGCCGCAGGTGTTCGATCTGCTCGTCCATCTCTTGAAACACCGCGATCAGGTCGTCAGCAGGGACGATCTCATTGCGCTGGTGTGGGGCGGCCGGATCGTGTCGGATTCGACGCTCGACAGCCGCATCAACGCCGCCCGAAACGCCGTCGGCGACAACGGCAAGGAGCAGAAGCTGATCCGGACCTTTCCACGCAAGGGCCTTCGCTTCGTCGGCGCCGTGAACAAGCATTCGGACGGCGGTCCGCCCGCCGCCGCACTGCAGGAAGGCGCCGCACAGCCGCGGCCGGTGTTAGCGCTGCCGGACCGGCCGGCGATCGCCGTACTACCGTTCGACAACATGAGCGACGACCAGGAACAGGAATATTTTTCCGACGGCATCAGCGAGGACATCATCACCGCGCTGTCGAAATTGCGCTGGTTCTTCGTGATCGCGCGCAACTCGTCGTTCACCTACAAGGGCAAGGCGGTGCACATGCGGCAGATCGCCGCCGAACTCGGCGTGCGCTACGTCGTCGAGGGCAGCGTGCGAAAGAGCGGCGATCGGGTACGCATCACCGCGCAGCTCAACGACACCGCGACCGGCAGCCACATCTGGGCGGAGCATTACGACCGCAACCTGACCGACGTGTTTGCCGTGCAGGACGAGATCACCGACGCCATCGTGATGGCGATCGAGCCGCAGATCTATGCCGCGGAAAATTTTCGCAGCCGGCGCAAGCCCCCGAACAACGTGGACGCCTGGGATCTGGTGATGCGGGCGCTGTCGCATCACTGGCGGGTAACGCGAACGGACAGTGCCGCCGCGCAGGCCTTGCTGGAAAACGCGATCGCGATCGATCCGAACTACGGTCAGGCGCAGGCCTTGATCGCGACCAACCAGATGTTCGGCGTGCATCTGGGATGGACCGATATCGCATCCGCCGCGCCCACCGCCGAGCGGGCGGCGTTGGCGGCCGTCTCGGCCGACAGCGAGGACGCCTGGGCGCATACCGCGCTCGGCAGCGTCTATTTCTCGACCCGGCGGCTCGACGATTCGCTGTCCGAGTTTGAACGGGCGCTGCAGCTCAACCCCAATTTCTCGCTGGCGCAAGGCTACTACGCTTTGGCGCTGTGCTATAGCGGTCGCTGGCAGGACGCCTATGCCGCCGCGCAACGCGCCATTCGCCAGAGCCCGCGCGACCCGTCTTCGGCGATCTATCACGGCGTCGCTGCCTACGCCCAGTTCGTCGGAAAGAATTATAGTGAAGCGATGACGCTGGCGCGTGAGGCGACCCGGCAACGTGGCGATCTCACCGGCGCCTACCGCGTGCTGACGGTCGCGGCCGGCATGGCCGGTCAGATCGACGTCGCCAAGGCGGCGTTGGCGGAATTGCGCCGGACCCAGCCGAATATTTCGCTGGCCTGGATCGCGACCCAACTGCCGTGGAAGCTTGACGCCGATCGCGAGCATTATCTGGAAGGTTTTCGCCGCGCGGGACTGCATTAG
- a CDS encoding H-NS family nucleoid-associated regulatory protein, translating into MKQAYLKSLSTDRLWLLHESIAAKLAQKLAAETQMLELRLNALRKAHPEQSTPAPERRPYPPVIPKFRNPKEPTQTWAGRGKRPRWLSTQLKSGKRIEDFRIRPSKAAA; encoded by the coding sequence ATGAAGCAGGCTTACCTTAAATCACTATCAACCGACCGACTGTGGTTGCTTCACGAAAGCATCGCTGCAAAATTGGCGCAGAAGTTGGCTGCAGAGACGCAAATGCTTGAACTGCGCCTGAATGCACTCAGGAAGGCGCATCCAGAGCAGTCAACCCCCGCACCTGAGCGAAGACCATACCCACCGGTTATTCCAAAATTCAGGAATCCAAAAGAACCGACACAGACGTGGGCGGGACGCGGTAAACGGCCGCGCTGGCTAAGCACGCAGCTAAAGTCGGGAAAGCGAATCGAAGATTTTCGAATCCGCCCATCCAAGGCAGCAGCTTAA
- a CDS encoding CaiB/BaiF CoA transferase family protein, translating into MTAGPQLPERTPRAKGEPTALDGLLVVDFTRVVAGPACTQTLADFGAEVIKIENPDGGDDTRHYEHAEIGGESAAFISLNRNKRGIALDFTNPAALELARQLIAKADVVVENFSGGVMKKYGLDYASVAPTNPRLIYCSISAYGRKGEFALRPGFDPITQAESGFMSLNGFPDGEPVRTGSPIVDMATGMSACNAILLALIARDRLGRGQQVEVALIDTAVALTGFYGMAYLISGENPGRFGNSPNGSPTVGVYQASDGPLYMACANDRLYRRLVTDVLDRPDLVTDPEFAHRKNRTANREKLRGIIAGIFASDTLEHWMAKMKKANIPVGYLRTVEQGFNSPEVRGRDRLSQIPHPTAGSVPNIETPLHMSLTPSIDPVAAPLLGEHTREVLRNTLGYDDRSIAALAEAGAFGKAGNTD; encoded by the coding sequence ATGACTGCAGGACCGCAATTGCCCGAGCGAACGCCGCGCGCAAAGGGCGAACCGACCGCCCTGGATGGTCTGCTGGTCGTCGACTTTACCCGCGTCGTTGCCGGTCCGGCCTGTACGCAAACGCTGGCCGATTTTGGCGCTGAGGTGATCAAGATCGAAAACCCGGACGGGGGCGACGATACCCGCCACTACGAGCACGCGGAAATCGGCGGCGAGAGCGCGGCCTTTATCAGTCTCAATCGCAACAAGCGCGGCATTGCGCTCGATTTCACCAACCCGGCAGCGCTGGAGCTGGCGCGCCAGCTGATCGCGAAAGCCGATGTGGTGGTGGAGAATTTCTCCGGCGGCGTGATGAAGAAATACGGGCTCGACTACGCCTCGGTTGCGCCGACCAATCCGCGCCTGATCTATTGCTCGATCTCGGCCTATGGCCGCAAAGGCGAGTTCGCCCTGCGCCCGGGCTTCGACCCGATCACGCAAGCCGAAAGCGGCTTCATGTCGCTCAATGGCTTTCCGGATGGTGAGCCGGTCCGTACCGGATCGCCGATCGTCGACATGGCGACCGGCATGTCGGCCTGCAACGCGATCCTGCTGGCGTTGATTGCCCGCGACCGGCTCGGCCGTGGCCAGCAGGTCGAGGTCGCACTGATCGACACCGCCGTGGCGTTGACCGGTTTTTACGGCATGGCCTATCTGATCAGCGGCGAAAACCCGGGCCGTTTCGGCAATTCGCCGAACGGCTCGCCCACCGTTGGCGTTTACCAGGCATCCGACGGGCCGCTCTACATGGCCTGCGCCAATGATCGGCTCTACCGCCGTCTGGTGACGGACGTGCTCGATCGCCCCGACCTCGTCACCGATCCGGAATTCGCCCATCGGAAGAACCGAACCGCCAACAGGGAAAAGCTGCGGGGCATCATTGCCGGCATTTTTGCCAGCGACACGCTCGAGCACTGGATGGCGAAGATGAAAAAGGCCAACATTCCCGTCGGCTATCTCCGGACCGTGGAACAAGGCTTCAACTCGCCGGAAGTGCGCGGTCGCGATCGCCTCAGCCAGATCCCGCATCCGACCGCGGGTTCGGTGCCGAACATCGAGACGCCGCTGCATATGAGCTTGACGCCGTCGATCGATCCCGTGGCAGCGCCGCTGCTCGGTGAGCACACCAGGGAAGTGCTGCGCAACACCCTCGGCTACGACGACCGCAGTATCGCTGCTTTGGCCGAGGCGGGGGCTTTCGGCAAGGCCGGAAATACCGACTGA
- the mddA gene encoding methanethiol S-methyltransferase: protein MLKLTAFLFGAVAYLTFLFTILYAIGFVAGLVVPKAIDTGAKSTVFEALAINLALMSLFAVQHSVMARKSFKQWWTRFIPKPVERSTYVLLASLTLLLLFWQWRPMPAVIWHVEEPEMAAVISGLSFVGWVIVFTSTFLINHFELFGLHQVANHLAGREMSPPVFRTPLLYNFVRHPIYLGFIIAFWAAPTMTAGHLLFAAVTTAYIFVGILLEERDLTAMFGDDYRRYRERVSMLLPWRKLI, encoded by the coding sequence ATGCTCAAATTGACTGCATTTCTATTCGGCGCTGTGGCCTATCTCACATTTCTCTTCACGATTCTGTACGCCATCGGCTTCGTCGCGGGCCTTGTCGTGCCGAAAGCCATCGATACCGGCGCGAAATCGACCGTATTTGAAGCGCTCGCGATCAACCTCGCGCTGATGTCGTTGTTTGCCGTCCAACACAGCGTGATGGCGCGCAAATCCTTTAAACAATGGTGGACGCGGTTTATTCCCAAGCCGGTCGAGCGCAGCACCTATGTGCTGCTCGCAAGCCTGACGCTGCTCCTGCTGTTCTGGCAGTGGCGTCCGATGCCGGCGGTGATCTGGCACGTCGAGGAGCCGGAAATGGCCGCGGTGATTAGCGGATTGTCGTTCGTCGGCTGGGTGATCGTTTTCACCAGCACCTTCCTGATCAATCACTTCGAATTGTTCGGATTGCATCAGGTTGCCAACCATCTTGCCGGGCGGGAGATGTCGCCGCCGGTGTTCCGGACGCCGCTGCTCTACAATTTCGTGCGGCATCCGATTTACCTCGGCTTCATCATCGCGTTCTGGGCGGCGCCGACGATGACCGCGGGACACCTGCTGTTTGCGGCGGTGACCACGGCCTACATCTTCGTCGGAATTCTGCTAGAAGAACGCGATCTCACCGCGATGTTCGGTGACGACTACCGCCGTTACCGGGAGCGGGTTTCGATGCTGCTGCCGTGGCGGAAACTGATCTGA
- a CDS encoding GFA family protein, with translation MKHTGSCFCGAVEVQVSGSPEGMGYCHCQSCRSWSGGPVNAFTLWKPEAVQVTSGAQHVATFEKTSMSQRKYCAKCGGHLMTNHPTLGLVDVFAATLPTLAFTPGVHVNYAETVLPMRDGLPKLKDFPAELGGSGEMVTE, from the coding sequence ATGAAACATACTGGAAGCTGCTTTTGCGGCGCGGTCGAAGTGCAGGTCTCCGGTTCGCCGGAAGGCATGGGCTACTGCCACTGCCAGTCGTGCCGGTCGTGGTCCGGCGGGCCTGTGAATGCCTTTACCCTGTGGAAGCCGGAAGCGGTGCAGGTTACGTCCGGCGCGCAGCACGTTGCGACGTTCGAGAAGACGTCGATGAGTCAGCGCAAGTACTGCGCGAAGTGCGGCGGTCATCTGATGACCAATCATCCGACGCTCGGACTGGTCGACGTATTCGCGGCCACGCTTCCGACGCTGGCCTTTACGCCCGGCGTCCACGTCAATTATGCCGAGACGGTGCTGCCGATGCGCGACGGTCTGCCTAAACTGAAGGATTTTCCTGCAGAGCTTGGTGGCTCCGGCGAAATGGTTACCGAATAG